From Salvelinus namaycush isolate Seneca chromosome 24, SaNama_1.0, whole genome shotgun sequence, one genomic window encodes:
- the rps12 gene encoding 40S ribosomal protein S12 — translation MAEEGIAAGGVMDVNTALPEVLKTALIHDGLARGIREAAKALDKRQAHLCVLAANCDEPMYVKLVEALCAEHQINLIKVDDNKKLGEWVGLCKIDREGKPRKVVGCSCVVIKDYGKESQAKDVIEEYFKAKK, via the exons ATGGCCGAGGAAGG CATCGCTGCCGGAGGTGTGATGGATGTCAACACCGCTCTACCTGAGGTGCTCAAGACCGCCCTCATCCACGACGGTCTGGCCCGCGGTATCCGTGAGGCCGCCAAGGCGCTGGACAA GCGCCAGGCCCACCTCTGCGTTCTTGCTGCCAACTGTGACGAGCCCATGTACGTCAAGCTGGTGGAAGCCCTCTGCGCTGAGCATCAGATTAACCTCATCAAG GTCGACGACAACAAGAAGCTTGGCGAGTGGGTCGGTTTGTGTAAAATCGACCGCGAGGGCAAACCCCGTAAGGTGGTGGGCTGCAGCTGTGTTGTAATCAAg GACTATGGCAAGGAGTCTCAAGCCAAGGATGTGATTGAGGAGTACTTCAAGGCCAAGAAATAG